The proteins below come from a single Yamadazyma tenuis chromosome 5, complete sequence genomic window:
- the IPI1 gene encoding rRNA processing protein (EggNog:ENOG503NZQK; COG:K), translating to MGSKKKKQEKRKDFVKQRLKVGKTAKAANFTDTSFKSKGISLPNQAIGAKSIEQYISLTRHHSFSTRKEVLVMLQKHIPNDPKLKQQLIKALIPMITDDAKEVRDALLELMKMLVDTNMALVEVNSNQLILYIHSAMNHINPSVHNGSVGFVNLIVDNFPLHLIKSHFVKTLDGYFNLLGWTKTNNKSVSSVSKKNLLTHLASFNKFLDVSLQESESSDKVHYNALTHLYTFPTSGNPFTQLNLFSVLNGSSTDLVSRKKVIVETYKPWILFNSKSLLNDTAEVSRLAQCIVALVEGLE from the coding sequence ATGGGgagcaagaagaagaaacaggAAAAGAGAAAGGACTTCGTCAAGCAACGGCTCAAGGTCGGCAAGACCGCAAAGGCTGCCAACTTCACGGACACTTCGTTCAAACTGAAGGGTATTTCCTTGCCCAACCAAGCGATTGGAGCCAAATCAATCGAGCAGTACATCTCTTTGACTAGGCACCATTCTTTTTCCACTCGAAAAGaggtgttggtgatgctCCAGAAACACATTCCAAACGACCCCAAGCTCAAGCAGCAGCTCATCAAGGCGTTGATTCCTATGATCACTGACGATGCCAAAGAAGTGAGAGATgcattgttggagttgatgaagatgttggtGGATACTAACATGGCATTGGTCGAGGTCAACTCAAACCAACTCATCCTTTACATCCATTCAGCTATGAACCACATCAATCCACTGGTGCACAACGGGTCTGTGGGGTTTGTCAATTTAATTGTCGATAACTTTCCGTTGCATCTCATCAAGTCTCACTTTGTCAAAACTCTTGATGGATACTTTAATTTACTCGGGTGGACCAAGACCAATAACAAGTCAGTGTCGAGCgttctgaagaagaatctttTGACACATTTGGCGAGTTttaacaagtttttggatgTGAGCTTACAAGAGTCTGAGTCTTCTGACAAAGTGCACTACAATGCCCTTACCCACCTCTATACTTTTCCCACCTCTGGAAACCCTTTCACACAGCTTAACTTGTTCAGCGTATTAAATGGCTCATCGACAGACTTGGTGAGTAGAAAGAAGGTTATAGTCGAGACGTACAAGCCGTGGATTCTATTTAATCTGAAAAGTTTACTCAATGACACTGCTGAGGTCAGCCGATTGGCCCAATGCATAGTGGCACTTGTAGAGGGGTTAGAATGA
- a CDS encoding 2OG-Fe(II) oxygenase superfamily protein (EggNog:ENOG503NXZ2; COG:Q) codes for MTIEWNPPAATKEQLSHAELTVLDLSKYDEANGKYELAQELKTAVSKDGFWSIIGHGISPEEVSRQFALSKHFFDDYTVAEKSAQTVDFEKGDYFGYKSAGVKRVFGTQVKDTTEVFNIPKFNGQYESYYKQDFIKQHRKELDDFSKKSYEVGKKLLTLFAIILEIDEEYFVNNHLYNDRSDDHLRYMKYSIRSAEDDKQVENIYARAHTDFGSLTLLFEQRVEGLQIKLSDGSWKYVKPVENGIVCNIGDALTFWSNGYFKSTIHRVVRPPEDQVSQPRYGLFYFFRPGDKSVVQIVDSPVLRSQGLYKASEPLNGTEYVRKRVENYHNRNDYPKQANVKFKVGSYEVVDGFD; via the coding sequence ATGACTATAGAGTGGAACCCACCTGCTGCCACCAAAGAGCAGCTTAGTCATGCCGAATTGACAGTTTTAGACTTGTCCAAGTACGATGAGGCCAATGGGAAGTACGAATTGGCCCAGGAACTCAAAACCGCCGTGTCCAAAGATGGATTTTGGTCAATTATTGGACATGGGATCTCGCCCGAAGAGGTGTCCCGTCAGTTCGCCCTATCGAAGCATTTCTTCGATGATTATACGGTGGCAGAAAAGCTGGCACAAacagttgattttgaaaaaggTGATTATTTCGGGTACAAATCAGCGGGCGTGAAAAGAGTGTTTGGAACACAGGTAAAAGATACGACAGAAGTGTTCAACATCCCCAAATTCAACGGCCAATACGAAAGCTACTACAAGCAAGACTTCATCAAACAGCATCGGAAAGAGCTAGACGATTTCAGTAAAAAAAGCTATGAAGTGGGCAAAAAGCTTTTGACGTTATTCGCAATTATCTTGGagattgatgaagaatacTTTGTCAATAATCATTTGTACAACGACCGCAGCGACGACCACTTGCGGTACATGAAGTACAGCATCAGATCGGCCGAAGATGACAAGCAGGTTGAAAACATCTATGCCCGAGCACATACGGACTTTGGGTCATTAACGCTTCTTTTTGAGCAAAGGGTAGAAGGACTTCAAATTAAGTTGCTGGACGGGTCGTGGAAATATGTGAAGCCAGTCGAGAATGGTATTGTGTGCAACATTGGTGATGCCCTTACATTCTGGTCGAATGGCTACTTCAAACTGACAATCCATAGAGTTGTACGTCCTCCTGAAGACCAAGTTTCGCAGCCACGGTATGGGCTTTTTTACTTTTTCAGACCGGGGGATAAAAGTGTAGTTCAAATCGTCGACTCGCCGGTATTGAGGCTGCAAGGGCTATATAAGGCAAGTGAACCGTTGAACGGAACCGAATATGTGAGAAAACGGGTTGAAAATTACCATAATCGAAATGACTATCCCAAACAGGCGAATGTGAAGTTTAAGGTGGGCCTGTACGAAGTTGTCGACGGGTTCGATTAG
- a CDS encoding uncharacterized protein (EggNog:ENOG503NUPP; COG:S) — protein MDTFTNLLYACRTGDLETVAILLDTPNLNVNKTDEWDYSPLILASICGHYEVVELLLQRGAICDRDSFEGERCIYGALNYKIRDLLLSYDFSKKVDINQPFASHITGIFTNNKFINKDLVIRCADKTYFVNRFLLAARSPKMMYQLNNEWHDQSETQSDYDSKSFDILLDYIYLRTDRLTLERIKGAADIAQYFELTDLEAAVSRVVDTWDEKSKSKAIHDNSFMLIEKSRVDMSNFLEKVIDSRVSVPLEFDEDVDYEDIEPLNYLTNNLKSQLFISDCIPDIILSIVDISSESIVYYPCHKSMLIRSEYFETMFNSEIFAGQNKVPIKEYDGFDILDRTIFKASELPVISVTCTDSRVAELVLSYLYHDNVDYIPLSLTVDLLYLSDELLVERLKSLCAVNITSKFKDFSFGEMTELKETTGYDVFELVRISWATRCDKLEHFTSKLIATNLETIFHNPELSSKLHDLIEESAGRIEHRQATDTIELVDDIRYYLSKKYGVSTALLEDFVPIGPSFTGVFAEDTKLRKDSLLMYSRDLEMIDTMLETLDLDA, from the coding sequence ATGGATACCTTTACGAATTTGCTTTATGCCTGTAGAACAGGTGATTTGGAAACAGTGGCAATACTCCTAGACACTCCTAACCTTAATGTCAATAAGACCGATGAATGGGATTACTCACCGTTGATCTTGGCTTCGATTTGTGGTCACTACGAGGTGGTGGAACTACTCCTTCAAAGGGGAGCAATTTGTGATAGAGACTCGTTTGAGGGAGAAAGATGCATCTACGGCGCATTGAACTACAAAATACGAGACCTATTGCTCAGTTATGACTTTTCCAAGAAGGTGGATATCAACCAGCCATTTGCATCCCATATAACAGGGATattcaccaacaacaagttcatTAACAAGGACTTGGTGATACGATGTGCAGACAAAACATATTTTGTCAACAGATTCTTGTTGGCAGCAAGGTCACCAAAGATGATGTACCAGTTAAATAATGAGTGGCACGATCAGTCAGAGACACAGCTGGATTACGACTCCAAGCTGTTTgacattcttcttgactATATTTACTTGAGAACAGACAGATTGACGTTAGAAAGAATAAAGGGTGCTGCTGATATAGCTCAGTACTTTGAGTTGACCGACCTTGAGGCGGCGGTTAGCAGGGTTGTTGATACTTGGGACGAGAAGCTGAAATCAAAAGCCATTCATGACAATTCATTTATGCTTATAGAAAAGTCCCGTGTGGACATGTCCAATTTTCTCGAAAAAGTCATTGATCTGAGGGTTTCTGTACCGTTagaatttgatgaagatgtggaCTACGAAGACATAGAGCCGTTGAACTACCTCACTaataatttgaaatctcAGCTCTTTATTAGTGATTGCATCCCTGACATTATTCTTCTGATTGTAGATATTAGCCTGGAATCCATTGTGTACTATCCATGCCATAAGAGCATGTTGATTCGGTCAGAGTACTTTGAAACGATGTTCAATTCGGAGATTTTTGCTGGCCAGAATAAGGTGCCAATAAAGGAGTACGATGGGTTTGATATACTAGACAGAACCATTTTCAAGGCCCTGGAGCTTCCGGTAATATCTGTGACATGTACCGACAGTAGAGTTGCCGAATTGGTACTTTCCTATTTGTACCATGATAATGTGGACTACATTCCATTAAGTTTGACCGTTGATTTACTTTATCTATCAGATGAATTGCTCGTGGAACGATTAAAGAGTTTGTGTGCCGTAAATATcacctccaagttcaaggatTTCTCTTTTGGGGAAATGACAGAATTAAAGGAGACAACTGGATACGACGTGTTTGAGCTTGTTAGAATTAGTTGGGCTACTCGGTGTGACAAACTTGAACACTTCACATCTAAATTGATTGcaaccaacttggaaacaATATTCCATAATCCAGAGCTATCGTCCAAATTACACGATTTGATTGAGGAAAGTGCTGGACGTATTGAACACAGACAGGCCACCGATACCATTGAGttggttgatgatatcagATATTACTTGTCCAAAAAATACGGAGTCAGTACGGCATTGCTTGAAGATTTCGTTCCAATTGGACCTTCTTTCACAGGAGTATTTGCAGAAGACACCAAGCTAAGAAAAGACTCCCTCCTTATGTACCTGAGAGATTTAGAGATGATAGACACGATGTTGGAAAcgttggacttggatgCATAG
- a CDS encoding uncharacterized protein (EggNog:ENOG503NZ5A; COG:S; CAZy:GT71): MTVQLLGWYNFVPGADPDALELLNSAALEFVDDLPFETTNSVAINAGNYYNIFSKVPVREFLALNTPSKCDVYFKNLYLMDPEWNVDPHAGFDYKRDFFKSFKEFKSEQERKKGVKKSKLKSDYTRTWKDIKLQEQKIHDYVTHLRVFNKCYLESPMESLLNVTDVSRRLFPWLSNKYPRIEDHEGNKLRVVDDASTLHLPFLRRVHDNLNGKGIVLTISDDHVDNTLRLMRILRFHRNQLPIQIVYYKNLSSESRDKIVNFARTKRMQDLGLDPLSEDLPVQTVYFVDVSDSIDPRYLNKFEGFGNKILAVLFNTFKEMVLLDADTVPMIPPEEFFDIPKYQVNGTIFFKDRKAVEYRPENDLIFFKKMMPSKFDTLSFGINQPSNYSLDRDFFHGLNHYMESGLVVINREQHFFHSLVMAQLNFIYPVSARIYGDKELFWLSFLMLGEERFAFNKHFSAAIGDLTPMDERFKDIGKAKKLKSQEVCSNHPAHISDGDDHTLLWFNSGFKFCGQEFDAAKDFDAKKRYTKFKTLKDFEIFFNDKLVIKYAVIPPSEIITVDNTDGESNRSWMNMRQYCNGYTWCAYSSIGENPEPGMQGLVVEYSAEETEFFGVLGDLWMLQVENSVEIEPKEKAGFDLDERKANEIKKEAAYYNS; the protein is encoded by the coding sequence ATGACGGTGCAACTCCTAGGCTGGTACAATTTTGTTCCCGGGGCAGACCCAGATGCCCTTGAGTTGCTAAATTCTGCCGCCTTAGAGTTTGTTGACGACTTGCCATTTGAAACCACTAATCTGGTAGCTATCAACGCTGGCAACTACTACAACATATTTTCCAAAGTACCAGTACGGGAGTTCCTTGCCTTGAATACGCCGTCCAAATGTGACGTTTATTTTAAGAACTTATACCTTATGGATCCTGAATGGAATGTCGACCCACATGCGGGATTCGACTATAAAAGagactttttcaaatcgttcaaggagttcaagCTGGAGCAGGAACGCAAAAAGGGGGTTAAAAAAAGCAAGTTGAAGCTGGACTATACCCGAACCTGGAAAGATATAAAGCTCCAGGAGCAGAAGATTCATGACTATGTCACTCACCTACGcgtcttcaacaaatgcTACCTTGAAAGTCCGATGGAGTCGCTCTTGAACGTAACCGATGTGCTGAGACGCTTGTTCCCCTGGCTTTCCAACAAGTATCCCCGAATAGAAGATCATGAGGGTAATAAGCTCCGAGTGGTAGACGATGCCAGCACTTTGCACCTTCCATTTTTACGCCGGGTCCATGATAACTTGAATGGCAAGGGTATTGTGTTGACAATATCCGATGATCATGTGGACAATACTTTACGGTTGATGCGGATTCTTCGGTTCCACCGTAACCAACTTCCTATTCAAATAGTGTACTATAAAAACTTGTCGAGCGAAAGTCGGGATAAGATTGTGAACTTTGCCCGAACTAAGCGGATGCAAGACCTTGGCTTGGACCCATTATCGGAGGATTTGCCGGTTCAAACGGTGTATTTCGTCGATGTGTCAGACTCGATTGACCCCCGgtatttgaacaagtttgaagggTTTGGCAATAAGATCCTCGCAGTgctcttcaacacctttaaGGAGATGGTACTTCTAGATGCCGATACGGTGCCAATGATCCCCCCGGAAGAATTTTTTGATATTCCCAAATATCAAGTCAACGGTACtattttcttcaaggacAGAAAGGCGGTGGAATACCGTCCGGAGAATgacttgattttcttcaagaagatgatgcCTTCCAAGTTCGACACCCTATCGTTTGGCATTAACCAGCCTTCCAACTACAGTCTCGACCGGGACTTTTTCCACGGTTTGAACCACTATATGGAAAGtgggttggtggtgatcaacCGGGAGCAGCATTTCTTCCACTCACTTGTGATGGCCcagttgaacttcatctACCCGGTGAGTGCCAGAATTTATGGAGATAAAGAGCTTTTTTGGCTCAGTTTCCTTATGCTTGGAGAAGAACGGTTTGCATTCAATAAGCATTTTCTGGCCGCTATTGGGGACTTGACTCCCATGGACGAACGGTTCAAGGACATAGGcaaggccaagaagttgaagtccCAGGAAGTGTGCTCCAATCATCCGGCACACATCAGTGACGGAGACGACCACACGTTGCTCTGGTTCAACTCaggtttcaagttctgtgGCCAGGAGTTCGATGCTGCCAAAGATTTCGACGCCAAAAAACGGTataccaagttcaagaccCTTAAAGACTTTGAgattttcttcaacgaTAAGCTTGTAATCAAGTACGCGGTTATCCCTCCATCTGAGATCATCACTGTCGATAACACAGACGGTGAAAGTAATAGGTCTTGGATGAACATGAGACAGTACTGTAATGGATACACCTGGTGTGCTTACTCGTCAATCGGTGAAAACCCCGAGCCGGGAATGCAGggattggtggtggagtatAGTGCTGAAGAAACCGAGTTTTTTGGAGTGCTTGGTGATTTGTGGATGCTCCAAGTTGAGAACCTGGTGGAGATTGAGCCGAAGGAGAAGGCAGGTTTCGATTTAGACGAACGTAAGGcaaatgaaatcaagaaggaagCAGCTTATTATAACAGCTAA
- the GAP1 gene encoding glyceraldehyde-3-phosphate dehydrogenase 1 (COG:E; EggNog:ENOG503NUN0), giving the protein MVAKELDYIRSKDNADGSSLEKNGGVYIDAFDAQDNGPKLKGFAKWVDDFKRVDDSHLGIDPNLSETEKLAIKTANAPLARKLKNRHLQMIAIGGSIGTGLFVGSGGAMRNGGPAGVLIAYFLIGTMMYTTVQSLGELAITFPVSGAFVTYNSRFIDPSWGFAMAWNYAMQWLVVFPLEMVAGAIVVQYWNKDINSAAFVAIFWTGIVAINFFGVKGYGEAEFVFSIIKVVAVIAFIFLGIILAAGGGPNHEYIGGRYYQHPGAFAHGFKGVCVNFVSAAFAFAGTELVGLAAAETKDPRKSLPSATKQVFWRITLFYIISLCLVGLLVPYTDPQLVGTSSYDANASPFVIAIEDAGIKGLPSVMNAVILIAVLSVGNSSVYGSSRTLAALAASGQAPKILGYIDKTGRPLVAIIVQCVFGLIAFITASDKSGDVFDWLLALSGLSSIFTWGSINFCHIRFRRALAVQGRTTDEIAFVSQVGVWGAAYGLGLNILVLIAQFWVALFPLGGSPNASDFFMAYLAVPVVILFYVGHKLWTKNWKLYFRASEIDIDTGRRELDLDLLKQEIAEERAYIASKPLYYRLYHFFC; this is encoded by the coding sequence ATGGTTGCTAAAGAATTGGACTATATCAGATCCAAGGACAATGCTGATGGTTCGTCCCTCGAAAAGAATGGCGGTGTTTACATCGATGCCTTCGATGCCCAGGATAACGGCCCCAAATTGAAGGGTTTTGCCAAATGGGTAGATGACTTTAAGAGAGTCGATGACTCCCACTTGGGTATCGACCCCAACTTGTCGGAAACCGAGAAGTTGGCCATCAAGACCGCCAATGCTCCTTTGGCCAGAAAATTGAAAAACAGACATTTGCAGATGATTGCCATTGGTGGTAGTATCGGTACtggtttgtttgtgggTTCTGGTGGTGCCATGAGAAATGGTGGACCGGCCGGTGTGTTGATTGCATACTTTTTGATTGGTACCATGATGTATACCACCGTGCAGTCATTGGGAGAATTGGCTATTACGTTTCCAGTTTCAGGTGCGTTTGTGACATACAACTCGAGATTCATCGACCCTTCGTGGGGTTTCGCTATGGCCTGGAACTATGCTATGCagtggttggtggtgttccccttggaaatggtggCAGGTGCCATTGTTGTGCAGTACTGGAACAAAGATATTAATTCGGCCGCGTTTGTGGCCATCTTTTGGACAGGTATTGTGGCTATTAACTTTTTTGGGGTCAAAGGATACGGTGAAGCCGAATTTGTCTTTTCCATCATTAAGGTAGTGGCCGTGATTGCGTTCATTTTCTTGGGTATTATTTTGGCTGCCGGTGGAGGTCCTAATCATGAATACATTGGTGGTAGATACTACCAGCACCCCGGTGCCTTTGCACACGGATTTAAAGGTGTTTGTGTCAACTTTGTATCTGCGGCCTTTGCTTTTGCCGGTACCGAATTAGTTGGTTTGGCCGCGGCTGAAACCAAAGATCCAAGAAAGTCCTTGCCATCTGCCACCAAGCAGGTGTTTTGGAGAATTACCTTGTTTTACATCATCTCGTTATGTTTGGTGGGATTGTTGGTGCCATACACCGACCCTCAATTGGTGGGTACTTCTTCTTACGATGCCAATGCCTCTCCATTTGTAATTGCCATTGAGGACGCGGGAATCAAAGGCTTGCCTTCCGTGATGAACGCCGTTATTTTGATTGCTGTGTTATCTGTGGGTAACTCGTCGGTGTACGGTTCTTCCCGTACGTTGGCAGCTTTGGCAGCTTCTGGTCAAGCTCCAAAGATTCTTGGATATATTGACAAGACCGGTAGACCTTTGGTGGCCATTATCGTCCAGTGTGTATTTGGATTGATTGCTTTCATCACCGCTTCTGACAAGTCGGGAGATGTGTTTGACTGGTTGTTGGCCTTGTCAGGATTGTCTTCGATTTTCACCTGGGGTTCGATTAACTTTTGTCACATCAGATTCAGAAGAGCTTTGGCCGTACAAGGTAGAACTACCGATGAAATCGCCTTTGTTTCCCAagtgggtgtatggggTGCTGCTTATGGATTGGGATTGAACATTCTTGTGTTGATTGCCCAATTCTGGGTTGCTTTGTTCCCATTGGGAGGATCTCCAAATGCTTCCGATTTCTTCATGGCATATTTGGCTGTTCCTGTTGTGATTTTGTTCTACGTAGGTCACAAGCTTTGGACTAAAAACTGGAAGCTTTACTTCAGAGCCTCAGAAATTGACATTGACACTGGTAGAAGagagttggacttggatttgttAAAACAAGAAATTGCCGAAGAGAGAGCTTATATTGCCTCCAAGCCATTGTACTACAGACTTTACCACTTCTTCTGTTAA
- the PRE3 gene encoding Proteasome subunit beta type-1 (EggNog:ENOG503NVT2; MEROPS:MER0001645; COG:O): MNGISVDINHLKKGEVSMGTSIMAVRFKDGVILGADSRTTTGSYIANRVTDKLTQIHDTIYCCRSGSAADTQAVADMVKYYLQMYASQLPAGEKPTTEVVASVFQEVCYNNKDSLTAGIICAGYDEEVGGSVYSIPLGGSVHKQEYAIAGSGSGFVYGWCNENFKSDMTKDETVAFIKTALSEAMKWDGSSGGVVRMVVLTKAGVERMIFYPHEIKV, encoded by the coding sequence ATGAACGGGATCTCAGTTGATATAAACCACTTGAAAAAAGGCGAAGTGTCGATGGGTACGTCCATCATGGCCGTGCGGTTCAAGGACGGGGTCATCCTAGGTGCAGACTCGCGAACCACTACCGGCTCCTATATCGCCAATAGAGTCACCGATAAATTGACCCAAATTCACGATACTATCTACTGTTGTCGGAGTGGCTCTGCCGCCGACACTCAGGCAGTCGCTGATATGGTGAAGTACTACTTACAGATGTATGCATCGCAATTGCCGGCTGGAGAAAAACCCACCACTGAAGTGGTGGCAAgtgtttttcaagaagtatGTTATAATAACAAAGACAGCTTGACTGCTGGAATTATATGTGCTGGTTACGATGAGGAAGTGGGGGGTAGCGTGTATTCGATTCCATTGGGAGGGTCGGTCCACAAACAAGAGTATGCCATTGCTGGAAGTGGGTCTGGGTTCGTTTATGGGTGGTGTAAcgagaacttcaagagtGATATGACTAAAGACGAGACAGTTGCATTTATCAAGACGGCGTTGAGCGAAGCAATGAAATGGGATGGATCCAGTGGAGGTGTTGTTCGTATGGTGGTGTTGACGAAGGCTGGTGTTGAGCGGATGATTTTCTATCCCCACGAAATCAAGGTCTAG
- the CPR5 gene encoding Peptidyl-prolyl cis-trans isomerase D (EggNog:ENOG503NWXC; COG:O) — MFHVFNFLTFLLLVCVQALPVTVISSDERSHLDGDPPVTHKVSFEITSFFTNTDSNELETSSQGKLVLGLFGTVAPKTVNNFVGLSNMTYGYGYLNSKFHRIIEDFMVQGGDYERSDGTGGKSIYGGQFDDETFQIHHDKVGRLSMANAGPNTNGGQFFITTANACEWLNGHHVVFGQLIGGFDVLQVLNTAQADRSKPIKDWKITNIEVVTIHDTGVIVQTEENPVLETPEVVEYIGDTSNYNFLVVFLVILLVVVVMKRLYFRRQYVIDIKDSNYF; from the coding sequence ATGTTCCACGtattcaatttcttgacttTTCTTTTGCTTGTGTGCGTGCAAGCCCTCCCAGTGACGGTCATCTCGCTGGACGAGCGGTCACACTTAGATGGTGATCCACCCGTCACCCACAAAGTCTCGTTTGAAATCACCTCCTTTTTCACAAACACAGACTCAAACGAGTTGGAAACTTCTTCTCAAGGAAAGTTGGTGCTTGGGCTTTTCGGTACGGTGGCCCCCAAAACCGTCAATAATTTCGTCGGTCTCAGCAATATGACATATGGTTACGGCTATttgaactccaagtttCATAGAATCATTGAGGATTTTATGGTCCAGGGTGGTGATTATGAAAGAAGTGATGGAACCGGCGGTAAGAGCATTTACGGCGGCCAGTTCGATGATGAGACTTTCCAGATTCACCACGACAAGGTTGGCCGCCTCAGCATGGCCAATGCTGGTCCTAACACCAACGGCGGCCAGtttttcatcaccaccgcAAACGCATGTGAATGGCTTAACGGACACCACGTAGTTTTTGGCCAGCTCATCGGTGGCTTCGACGTGTTACAGGTCTTGAACACCGCACAGGCTGATAGGTCGAAACCCATCAAGGACTGgaaaatcaccaacattGAGGTGGTTACAATTCACGATACGGGGGTAATTGTTCAGACCGAGGAAAATCCTGTTCTTGAAACCCCCGAGGTGGTTGAGTACATTGGGGACACGTCCAACTACAACTTCCTTGTGGtgttcttggtgattttgttggtggtggtggtgatgaagaggCTTTATTTCAGACGTCAGTATGTCATCGACATCAAAGACTCAAATTATTTTTAG
- the OST1 gene encoding dolichyl-diphosphooligosaccharide--protein glycosyltransferase subunit 1 (BUSCO:EOG092628A0; EggNog:ENOG503NXCK; COG:G) produces MKWTSIVLIQAALWNLCMAVSALDIPASWVNEHYTRTIDLKKSYVRETVLVEAKNVDSSPISEYYFSLPDGFGGMGNVSVLSAILDEQVPLEFDKLENNVFKLKLPIPLATNSRVSLRIRYVYMDVFSPIPRQIGMGDIQTLLFKVNKFNYSPYPTDDLTVLVEGMNKAKEMDILDKPDSETAELDVPEIPTVSEDGSWRLGPVDNVKPWSLKPVGLLYDHNKPLAKVHLLERGIWLPSSDINEFQIEEYYEVYNDGAELNSGFSRVEWIKGNYETARNHWALSHFEFPSTSALEFDDYYFTDKVGMVTTHKKIKNFLLFEPRFPLFGGWKYNFTFGFNQKFDNHLKKLDDETYILKVPLLNSALDLTYSTVNLNFYLPENAEFVNVSSPIAFQSIETDFEKSYLDVSDGHKKVTVVYKNLFEDVSKVDVLVMYKYTKANYWWKVFKISGFVFIGLVSYYLLQLVDLSL; encoded by the coding sequence ATGAAGTGGACGTCGATAGTATTGATTCAAGCAGCACTCTGGAACTTGTGCATGGCGGTAAGCGCCTTAGACATTCCGGCACTGTGGGTAAACGAACACTATACCAGAAcaattgatttgaagaaaagcTATGTTCGAGAAACGGTGTTGGTTGAGGCCAAAAACGTTgattcttctccaattAGCGAATATTACTTCAGTTTACCTGATGGATTCGGAGGCATGGGTAATGTATCGGTCTTGAGTGCCATCTTGGATGAACAAGTTCCACTTGAATTCgacaagttggaaaacaatgtgttcaaattgaagttaCCAATTCCTTTGGCGACAAACTCGAGAGTTAGCTTGAGAATCCGTTATGTGTACATGGACGTGTTTTCGCCAATCCCACGTCAAATTGGAATGGGTGACATTCAGACGTTGTTATTCAAAGTCAATAAGTTCAACTACAGCCCTTACCCAACAGATGACTTGACTGTTCTTGTGGAAGGTATGAACAAGGCCAAAGAAATGGACATTCTCGACAAGCCTGACTCCGAAACCGCCGAGTTGGATGTTCCTGAGATCCCCACagtttctgaagatggCAGCTGGAGATTGGGCCCCGTTGATAATGTCAAACCCTGGTCCTTGAAGCCGGTGGGGTTGTTATATGATCACAACAAGCCGTTGGCTAAGGTGCACTTGTTAGAAAGAGGAATCTGGTTGCCGTCGAGCGACATCAACGAGTTCCAGATCGAAGAGTACTACGAGGTGTACAATGACGGAGCCGAGTTGAACTCTGGATTCTCTAGAGTCGAGTGGATCAAAGGTAATTACGAAACCGCCAGAAACCATTGGGCCTTATCACACTTTGAATTCCCCTCCACCAGTGCCTTAGAGTTCGACGATTACTACTTCACCGACAAGGTTGGAATGGTAACCACTCAcaagaagatcaaaaatttcttgttgtttgaACCCAGATTCCCATTATTTGGAGGCTGGAAGTACAACTTCACCTTTGGGTTCAACCAGAAGTTCGATaaccacttgaagaagttggacgACGAAACCTACATCTTGAAGGTTCCTTTGCTCAACTCAGCGTTGGACTTGACATATTCCACCGTGAACCTCAACTTTTATTTGCCTGAAAATGCCGAATTTGTGAATGTGAGCTCTCCAATTGCGTTCCAGTCCATTGAAACggactttgaaaagtcgTACTTGGACGTCAGCGATGGCCATAAGAAGGTGACTGTGGTTTATAAgaatttgtttgaagacgTGAGCAAAGTTGATGTGTTGGTCATGTATAAGTATACCAAGGCCAACTACTGGTGGAAGGTTTTCAAGATCAGTGGGTTTGTGTTTATAGGATTGGTGAGTTATTACTTGCTCCAATTAGTTGACTTGAGTCTCTAA